The proteins below come from a single Halomicroarcula saliterrae genomic window:
- a CDS encoding NUDIX domain-containing protein: MQLQDEFVPTETFATCLNNAPQPCVDLVVEYEGGILLARRQKEPAKGEWFWPGSRLYKGEELDDAAARVASEELGLDAVTVDRIGVSEHFWERSAVDGVETRHTVPVVYRVTPEPGQSITLNEQHDEYRVVTTPPAGANEYVVEYFERFDLV, translated from the coding sequence ATGCAACTTCAGGACGAGTTCGTACCAACGGAGACGTTCGCGACCTGCCTCAACAACGCCCCCCAGCCGTGCGTGGACCTCGTCGTCGAGTACGAGGGCGGGATACTGCTGGCCAGACGGCAGAAGGAACCGGCCAAAGGCGAGTGGTTCTGGCCCGGGAGCCGGCTGTACAAGGGCGAGGAGCTAGACGACGCGGCGGCCAGAGTCGCCAGCGAGGAGCTGGGACTGGACGCGGTGACCGTCGACCGCATCGGCGTCAGCGAGCATTTCTGGGAGCGCTCGGCGGTCGACGGCGTCGAGACGCGCCACACCGTCCCGGTCGTCTATCGGGTCACCCCGGAGCCTGGGCAATCAATAACGCTCAACGAACAGCACGACGAGTATCGCGTGGTGACGACACCGCCGGCGGGAGCCAACGAGTACGTCGTCGAGTACTTCGAGCGGTTCGACCTCGTGTGA